In Mammaliicoccus sp. Marseille-Q6498, the genomic stretch TTTGGGATATTGGTGGATTAGCACCTAAACCTTGTTATGAAGTAATTCAAGATTTAGTTAATCAAGGGCTACATTTTGGACCAGAAGTATGTTTAGAAGAAAAAGTCATTGATATTAAAAAAGTTGAAGAACAACACTTTATTATATATACAGAAAAAGGTAACGAATACCATACGAAGTCTATTATTATCGCTGTTGGTGGCGGTATTATTAAACCACTGACACTTGATATTGAAGGCGCTGAGCGTTTCGAACTGACAAATTTAAATTATGTCGTTCAATCTATTCAAAAATTTAAAGATAAACATATTTTAATTTCAGGAGCTGGGAACTCTGCTTTAGATTGGGCATGTGATTTATCCGAATACGCAAAAAGTGTGACCATCTGTTACCGCAAAGAAGAAATTTCTGGTCACGAACATATGCGCGAATTACTAGAAAAATTAGACATATCTAAAAAACCAAGTACAACGATTAAACAATTGAACAGTCACCCAGACAAACCTGTTATAACAGAAGTTGTCTTAGAACATTTAGAAACAAAAGAACAAGAAATTATTCCTGTCGATGAAGTAATCATAAGCCATGGTTTCGATTTTGATTCTAAACTGTTACACAATGCACAAACGAAAATAAACTTAATAGATGACTTCTACATTGAAGGTTTAGGAAACAGTCGAACTTCTGTACCAGGTATTTTCGGTGCCGGAGACATCATTAAACACGATGCTAAAGTACATCTCATTGCATCTTGTTTCAACGACGCAGCAAATGCAGCTAACTTAGCAAAAAGTTATATCGATCCCGAAGCTCAAAAAGGTGGTCGTGTATCAAGTCATAACGATGTATTTAAAGAAAAAAATAAAGAAGTCATAAAAAAATATGTCTCACAATCATAACGAGACAAAAAAGGCGTCAATTCTTATTTTTCAAAGAATTGACGCCTTTTTTCAGTATTTCTACACACATTCAAGTTCTAAATAGTTATTTTCAAAGTTTTTTAAATGGGATTTTATTTCATCCATTGAAAGCTTCTTCTCGTAATCGACTTCATTAAAGAAATTTTGTCTAGCAAAACTAGTATTTTCACTTTGGAACATATCTCTATATTTTTTAGGTGTAATACCATAATCCAATTTAAATGCATTAATGTATGCTGACACGTTGTAAAAGCCATGTTTTTCTGAAATGTCTATAATTTTTTCATGTGTATGAATGAGATCATAAATGCTGTTCAATAGCCTAATCTCCGTTAAATAATCTTTAAAGTTCATACCCATTTGTTCTTTAAACGTTTTTGAAAAATATGACTTTGAAATATGATATTTTTTAGTGAACGTGTTCATTGTGATGCGTTCGTTATAATGTTCATAAATATAGTCTTTAATTTCTGAAACGACTGGATGAACATTATGATGCTTTGCCGGACATTGACCGTCGCAAAAGTTTATATACTGATTACAACTTTCCAAAATATTTATAAGATTTTTCATGATCTTCAAATTTCTATTGGACGCTTTACTTAAGTGCGTACAACATAGCTGAATTAAATTTTCTC encodes the following:
- a CDS encoding NAD(P)/FAD-dependent oxidoreductase, with the protein product MTDVTIIGGGPAGLFASFYSGLRGMSVRILDFQDKLGGKMHVYPEKIIWDIGGLAPKPCYEVIQDLVNQGLHFGPEVCLEEKVIDIKKVEEQHFIIYTEKGNEYHTKSIIIAVGGGIIKPLTLDIEGAERFELTNLNYVVQSIQKFKDKHILISGAGNSALDWACDLSEYAKSVTICYRKEEISGHEHMRELLEKLDISKKPSTTIKQLNSHPDKPVITEVVLEHLETKEQEIIPVDEVIISHGFDFDSKLLHNAQTKINLIDDFYIEGLGNSRTSVPGIFGAGDIIKHDAKVHLIASCFNDAANAANLAKSYIDPEAQKGGRVSSHNDVFKEKNKEVIKKYVSQS
- a CDS encoding AraC family transcriptional regulator: MRNIYEIKYLKYSATKYRIHKGISFFVVLKGSVMLSIKGISTFYNEGETFIVKQNECYKLDVSEDNVVVQIHFYESLIENMVPELSLKDFHLKEQTEIKGLRENLIQLCCTHLSKASNRNLKIMKNLINILESCNQYINFCDGQCPAKHHNVHPVVSEIKDYIYEHYNERITMNTFTKKYHISKSYFSKTFKEQMGMNFKDYLTEIRLLNSIYDLIHTHEKIIDISEKHGFYNVSAYINAFKLDYGITPKKYRDMFQSENTSFARQNFFNEVDYEKKLSMDEIKSHLKNFENNYLELECV